A genomic stretch from Telopea speciosissima isolate NSW1024214 ecotype Mountain lineage chromosome 7, Tspe_v1, whole genome shotgun sequence includes:
- the LOC122669681 gene encoding transcription factor MYBS3-like: MGRKCSHCGNMGHNSRTCTIYRGSAVGGLRLFGVQLEIPSSSLAMKKSFSTDCLSSTSSALSASPASSSSSSRISSDENSDKISRGYLSDGLMGRPQERKKGVPWTQEEHRTFLAGLEKLGKGDWRGISRNFVTTRTPTQVASHAQKYFLRQTSLIKKKRRSSLFDMVGSCNTVDIHVHSSSSKSNKASISCGLLPITTPALTGVTAQPEVHTDTLSLIDLNLVGKGAKLDSQYQDMKCSKSPSCLLPVVPVWGYEDSEMRSSNIKNAMAPNVSPELELTLAAPRSMDQNKSSTSPLSIGPISVK, from the exons ATGGGCAGGAAATGCTCACATTGTGGGAACATGGGACATAATTCAAGGACTTGCACCATTTACAGAGGAAGTGCTGTTGGTGGTCTGAGGCTTTTTGGTGTTCAACtagaaataccttcttcttcacttgccaTGAAGAAGAGTTTTAGCACAGATTGCTTGTCATCCACTTCATCAGCTTTGTCAGCCTCACCTgcttcctcatcatcttcttctcgTATTTCCAGTGATGAAAATTCTGATAAAATTTCCAGAGGGTATCTCTCAGATGGTCTTATGGGTAGACCCCAAGAGAGGAAAAAGG GAGTTCCATGGACACAGGAGGAGCACAGGACATTTCTTGCAGGGCTAGAGAAGCTTGGCAAGGGTGACTGGAGAGGCATCTCAAGAAATTTTGTCACTACAAGGACTCCAACCCAAGTTGCAAGCCATGCACAAAAATATTTCCTCAGACAGACCAGTCTCATCAAGAAGAAGCGCCGATCTAGCCTCTTTGACATG GTTGGCAGCTGCAACACAGTAGATATTCATGTTCACAGTTCCAGTTCTAAGAGTAATAAGGCCTCCATTTCATGTGGTTTATTGCCCATTACAACCCCAGCTCTCACTGGAGTGACTGCTCAGCCTGAAGTTCATACAGACACTCTGTCCCTGATAGACCTTAATTTGGTAGGAAAAGGTGCCAAGTTAGATAGCCAATACCAAGACATGAAATGCTCCAAATCACCTTCATGCCTTCTCCCTGTGGTGCCTGTTTGGGGATATGAAGATTCTGAGATGAGATCTTCCAACATAAAGAATGCCATGGCTCCAAATGTGTCACCTGAACTAGAGCTCACTCTTGCTGCCCCAAGGTCAATGGATCAAAATAAATCATCCACAAGCCCGCTCTCAATTGGACCCATTAGCGTGAAATGA